The Gammaproteobacteria bacterium nucleotide sequence GGATATCGGTATCAAGGTGCGTCTGCCCCATCTTGCTACCGACAAGTTGAATCGCGTCGTTGGCTAGATTGAGTGTTTCAAATTGAGCTGTAACGCCTTCGGCGGTCATGCCTACCAGAACCACCATGCCAGCCCGGCGCACCAGTGTCAGCGCCTGTTCGACTGCAGCGGCGCTACCCGCAGCAACGAACACATAGTCTGCACCTCGACCTTCGGTCAACTGCCCAATCTTGTCGTTGATGTCATCGTTTGCAGGATTTATCCCGTGGGTGGCACCCAGCTGCAGGGCGGCCTGAATCTTCTCGTCCACCAGGTCAACCGCAATGTTGACTTGACTGCCACAGATCGCCGCACCCTGTATGCAGTTCAAACCGATACCACCTGTGCCGATAGTCACCACCGAGCTCCCGGGGACAACACGGGCGACATTCGCGACAGCACCGAAACCGGTGACCACACCACACGACAGCAGAGCGGCGCTGGTCATCGGCACTGACGTGGGAATACCCAGAACCTGGGATTCGTGGACCACAACCTGTTCGGCAAATGCACCGGTGCGCAAACCGTGGCCGAGGGCGTGACCATATTGGTCTTGCAGCGGCGAAGCCGTGTCCAGAGG carries:
- a CDS encoding Zn-dependent alcohol dehydrogenase, with the translated sequence MKAAVCREFGALLSVEEVDLADPGSHEVRVKLSACAICHSDITYMDGGWGGALPAVFGHEAAGIVEQAGNGVTRVAVGDTVVVTLLRSCGDCYYCSRDHHSLCETIFPLDTASPLQDQYGHALGHGLRTGAFAEQVVVHESQVLGIPTSVPMTSAALLSCGVVTGFGAVANVARVVPGSSVVTIGTGGIGLNCIQGAAICGSQVNIAVDLVDEKIQAALQLGATHGINPANDDINDKIGQLTEGRGADYVFVAAGSAAAVEQALTLVRRAGMVVLVGMTAEGVTAQFETLNLANDAIQLVGSKMGQTHLDTDIPRLVDHYLEGSLKLDELVSECYPLEGINDAITAVKEGQALRNVIVFDS